One genomic window of Erinaceus europaeus chromosome 7, mEriEur2.1, whole genome shotgun sequence includes the following:
- the DDX23 gene encoding probable ATP-dependent RNA helicase DDX23, whose product MAGELADKKDRDASPSKEERKRSRSRTPERERERDRDRKSSPAKDRKQHRSRDRRRGGSRSRSRSRSKSAERERRHKDRERDKDRDRNKKDRDRDKAGHRRDKDRKRSSLSPGRGKDFKSRKDRDSRKDEEDEHGDKKPKTQPLSLEELLAKKKAEEEAEAKPKFLSKAEREAEALKRRQQEVEDRQKVLEEERKKRKQFQDLGRKMLEDPQERERRERRERMERETNGNEDEEGRQKIREEKDKSKELHAIKERYLGGIKKRRRTRHLNDRKFVFEWDASEDTSIDYNPLYKERHQVQLLGRGFIAGIDLKQQKREQSRFYGDLMEKRRTLEEKEQEEARLRKLRKKEAKQRWDDRHWSQKKLDEMTDRDWRIFREDYSITTKGGRIPNPIRSWKDSSLPPHILEVIDKCGYKEPTPIQRQAIPIGLQNRDIIGVAETGSGKTAAFLIPLLVWITTLPKIDRIEESDQGPYAIILAPTRELAQQIEEETIKFGKPLGIRTVAVIGGISREDQGFRLRMGCEIVIATPGRLIDVLENRYLVLSRCTYVVLDEADRMIDMGFEPDVQKILEHMPVSNQKPDTDEAEDPEKMLANFESGKHKYRQTVMFTATMPPAVERLARSYLRRPAVVYIGSAGKPHERVEQKVFLMSESEKRKKLLAILEQGFDPPIIIFVNQKKGCDVLAKSLEKMGYNACTLHGGKGQEQREFALSNLKAGAKDILVATDVAGRGIDIQDVSMVVNYDMAKNIEDYIHRIGRTGRAGKSGVAITFLTKEDSAVFYELKQAILESPVSSCPPELANHPDAQHKPGTILTKKRREETIFA is encoded by the exons ATGGCAGGAGAGCTTGCTGACAAGAAGGACCGTGATGCATCACCTtccaaagaagaaaggaaacggTCTCGATCTCGGACTCCTGAGCGAGAGCGGGAGAGGGACCGCGACCGGAAGTCTTCCCCGGCCAAAGACAGGAAGCAGCATCGGTCCAGGGACAGGCGTCGAGGAGGCAGCCGCTCTCGCTCCCGTTCTCGCTCCAAGTCTGCAGAAAG AGAACGGCGGCACAAAGACCGAGAACGAGATAAGGATCGGGATCGGAATAAGAAGGACCGAGACCGGGATAAGGCTGGGCACAGGCGGGACAAGGACCGGAAACGATCCAG TTTATCTCCTGGCCGAGGGAAGGATTTTAAATCTCGGAAAGACAGAGACTCTAGGAAGGATGAAGAGGATGAACACGGTGATAAAAAGCCTAAG ACCCAGCCATTATCTCTGGAAGAACTTCTGGCCAAGAAAAAGGCCGAGGAAGAAGCTGAAGCTAAG CCCAAGTTCCTCTCCAAAGCAGAACGAGAGGCCGAAGCACTAAAGCGACGGCAGCAGGAGGTAGAAGACCGGCAGAAGGTGcttgaagaggagaggaagaaaaggaaacagtTCCAAGACTTGGGCAGGAAAATGTTGG AAGACCCTCAGGAACGGGAACGCCGGGAGCGCAGGGAGAGGATGGAACGAGAGACCAACGGAAATGAAGATGAGGAAGGGCGGCAGAAGATCCGGGAGGAGAAGGATAAGAGCAAGGAACTACATGCCATTAAG GAACGCTACTTGGGTGGCATCAAGAAGCGACGCCGAACGAGGCATCTCAATGACCGCAAGTTTGTCTTTGAATGGGATGCATCTGAGGACACATCCATTGACTACAATCCACT GTACAAAGAACGGCACCAGGTGCAGTTGCTGGGGCGAGGCTTCATTGCAGGCATTGACCTGAAGCAGCAGAAACGAGAGCAGTCACGTTTCTATGGAGACCTGATGGAGAAGAGGCGGACACTGGAGGAAAAGGAGCAGGAAGA AGCACGACTTCGAAAACTTAGGAAGAAGGAAGCCAAGCAGCGCTGGGATGATCGGCACTGGTCCCAGAAGAAGTTAGATGAGATGACAGACAGGGACTGGCGGATCTTTCGTGAGGACTATAGCATCACCACCAAAGGCGGCAGGATTCCCAACCCTATCCGGTCCTGGAAGgactcctctctgcccccacACATCTTGGAGGTCATTGATAAATGTGGCTACAAG GAACCAACACCTATCCAGCGTCAGGCAATTCCCATTGGCCTACAGAATCGTGACATCATTGGCGTGGCTGAGACTGGCAGTGGCAAGACGGCAGCCTTCCTCATCCCACTGCTGGTCTGGATCACTACTCTCCCCAAAATTGACAG GATCGAAGAGTCAGACCAGGGCCCTTATGCCATCATCCTGGCCCCAACTCGCGAGCTGGCTCAGCAGATTGAAGAAGAGACCATCAAGTTTGGAAAGCCACTAGGCATCCGCACCGTGGCTGTCATTGGTGGCATCTCCAGAGAAGACCAGGGCTTCAGACTGCGCATGGGTTGTGAG ATTGTGATTGCTACCCCGGGACGTCTGATTGATGTGCTGGAGAACCGCTACCTGGTGTTGAGCCGCTGCACCTATGTGGTCCTGGACGAGGCAGATAGGATGATTGACATGGGCTTTGAGCCAGATGTCCAGAAGATCCTGGAGCACATGCCCGTCAGCAACCAGAAGCCGGACACAGATGAGGCCGAGGACCCTGAGAAGATGTTGGCCAACTTTGAGTCAGGAAAACATAAGTACCGCCAA ACCGTCATGTTCACGGCCACCATGCCCCCGGCAGTGGAGCGTCTGGCCCGGAGCTATCTTCGGCGACCTGCTGTGGTGTACATTGGCTCTGCAGGCAAGCCGCATGAGCGTGTGGAACAGAAGGTCTTCCTCATGTCAGAGTCAGAGAAAAG gaaaAAGCTGCTGGCAATTCTGGAACAAGGCTTTGATCCACCCATCATCATATTTGTCAACCAGAAGAAGGGCTGCGATGTTTTGGCCAAATCTTTGGAGAAGATGGGG TACAACGCTTGTACGCTGCATGGTGGAAAAGGCCAGGAACAGCGAGAATTTGCACTGTCCAACCTCAAGGCTGGGGCCAAGGATATTTTGGTGGCTACAGATGTGGCAGGTCGTGGTATCGATATCCAAGATGTGTCTATGGTTGTCAACTATGATATGGCCAAAAATATTGAAG attACATCCACCGCATTGGCCGCACAGGACGAGCAGGCAAGAGCGGCGTGGCCATCACCTTCCTCACCAAAGAGGACTCTGCCGTGTTCTACGAGCTGAAGCAGGCCATCCTGGAGAGCCCAGTGTCCTCCTGCCCACCAGAGTTAGCCAACCACCCAGACGCCCAGCACAAGCCAGGCACCATCCTTACCAAGAAGCGCCGGGAAGAGACCATCTTTGCCTGA